In Candidatus Hydrogenedentota bacterium, the sequence GGAATAGTTCCTTGTTCGTTTCCTCACCGCCGGTACCGAGCAGCGTTTCGAGGTGTTCGAGAATCGGCGTGTCGATCTGGACAAAGCCGAAGCGCTCATACACCCGCTTGATGCAATCGACGACGCGGTCCCGCGCCGCCATGTCGGCGGGCAGATAGTCGCGGAAGCCTTTTAAGGTTTCGGGCGTGACGAGTTTGTTGTCCAGGTCCATAAGCCTATAGCCGCCAACGCATCGACGGGTGTTCAAGGTCACAAACTGTGACCTTAAATGGGCATGCGATGTCATGCCCAATTTCCAGAGCGCCACCGCCCACGCTTCTTGAAGCCACAATTTGTGACGTCAAACAGGGTTGCGGCCCGCGAATCTCCCCAAAAAGAATGGTACCGGGAAAGGGGCTCGAACCCTTGACCTCTGGATCCACAATCCAGCGCTCTAACCAACTGAGCTATCCCGGCACTAACGGGAGATCATATCAAGCAGCGGGCGGCGAATTCTAGCGCCCCCGGATGGTGAAAGCGATATGCGCCAAGCGGGGCAGCGCGGTGACGCATCGCCGCACAAGGCGCTTCGCGCAAGTTCTCACGTCTCTCATCTGTGTTCGATCGCTTCTACTCTATAAGGCCAGCGTGTTGCACTTTGTCCGTCGCGAATTAAGCCATATTCGGTTGATGAGATCGAATCCCATTTTTGCGAAACGAGGGTCATTTAAGTGACATATTATGCGCATTTCGCAAATACGGAGAATCCTAACACCCATCGGCTATCCCAAGGTCCAGCCTGTTCGGTAGGGCGGGTCGATAAAGCGGTTTGCGTCGGCCAGGTTCGTGATTCGCTTTGAAGCCGTATCCCACTCGACCGGGCCATTGGCGCGCATAGAGACGTTGCCAAGGAGAACGACCTCGGTGAAAGGGGCGGCATAGTCGAAGTTCGAGATGGCCGTTGCTTCGCCCTTGCATGCGGCAATCCAGTTGCGGTGGTGCTCCGAGACCTCGCGGTCGTTGCGGGCCATGGCGTCCCACTGTGCTTGTTGCTCGGCAGACAAGAATTTTGGGCCGTTGCCGTAGGTGCCGACGGTGATGGCGCCCTTCTCGCCGATGAGGAGGGAGCCGCCGTCGTTGTCGCCGAGGCGGAAGTCCGGCGCGAGGCCGCCGGGGCGCGGGGGCATCTTGCCACCGTCGGACCAGGTGAGTTTGACGGGCGGCATGTCGCCGCGGGCGGGGAACTCAAAAGTGATGATGGACCAGAGGGGGCCGGTTTCGTTGTTCACGCCGGAGGTTTCGGCGCTGATTCGCGCCGGGGCACCAAGTTTGAGGCTGGTGTAGGGCGGGTCGAGAATGTGACAGCCCATGTCGCCCATGGCACAGCAGCCGAAATCCCACCAGCCGCGCCATTTGTGCGGCAGGTAGGCGGGGTGGTAGGGGCGTTCGGGCGCGGCTCCGAGCCAGACGTCCCAATTGAGCGTCGCCGGCACGGGCGGAGTGTCGGCGGGGCGGTCCAGGCCTTGCGGCCAAGTAGGGCGATTGGTCCAGCACTGCACTTCGCGGACCGGGCCAATAATGCCGGAGGCGATCATGTCGCACAGTCGCCACACGCCCGTGCCGGAATGGCCCTGATTGCCCATCTGGGTGACGACCTTGTACTGGCGCGCGGTGGCGGCAAGTTTGTGCGCTTCGGCAACGCTGTGCGCCATGGGCTTCTGCACGTACACGTGCTTGCCGAGTTGCATCGCCGAGGTGGCGACGAAGGTGTGCATGTGATCGGGAATCGATACGACGACGGCGTCGATGTCTTTCTGTTTGTCGAGCATGACACGGTAGTCGTTGTATTTCGGGACGGCCGCCAGCGCTTCGAGCGCGTAGGCGCGCGTTGCGCTTTCCGCATCGACGTCGCACATGGCGACGATGTTTTCGTGCATGACGGAGCGCAGATCGGCGTAGCCTTGTCCGCCGACGCCGACGCAGGCGATGTTGAGTTTGTCGTTTGCAGAGACTTTGCGCGTGGCGGGAACAGCTTGCGGCGCGCCGCCCGTTGCGCAGCCGGCGACGGCGGCGGCGGAGATGCCGAGCATGGATCGGCGGGTGATTTTGGACATGGACACTGCCTCCATGGAGAAGTTCTCTTTGGTTTTATGATACTGTTTTGCGGAAGAGGAGACTACAATTTCCCGATGTTTAAGCTGAAGGTTGGTACCTCCGCGGATGCAGCCCTTATGCGTTCCACGAATTTTGACAGCAAGTTGATCATTGGCGATTCCTTGCACGTGTTAAGGCGCTTTCGCGCGGACTATTTTCAGTGCTGCGTCACAAGTCCACCATACTGGGGGCTCCGAGACTACGAGATTGACGGTCAAGTTGGCGCCGAGAGCGATGTCACGGACTACGTCAAACACCTCGTGGACGTGTTTCGCGAGGTTAGGCGCACACTTCGGGAAGATGGCACGTTTTGGCTGAACGTGGGGGATTCGTACACAAGTGGCAATCGCACGTGGCGCGACACCGACAAAAAGAACCCCGCGAGGGCAATGAACTATCGGCCCCCAACCCCAAAGGGCCTTAAGCCTAAGGACCTTATTGGCGTACCTTGGCGCGTTGCCTTGGCGTTGCAGGAGGACGGATGGTTTTTACGCGCGGACAACATCTGGTACAAGCCCAACTGTCAGCCTGAGTCTGTCAAGGACCGTCCGACACGCGCACACGAGTATTTATTCCTTTTTAGCAAGTCCGAGCACTACTACTACGATTCCGACTCCATCCGTGAACCGGCAAACGGATCGGGCCAATTGAAGAACAAGAGAACGGTATGGGTCTGCAACACCGAGCCGTACCATGGGGCGCACTTCGCGACGTTTCCGAGGCAGCTCGTAACGCCATGTGTCAAAGCGAGCACGCGGCGCGGTGACCTGGTTTTGGACCCATTCATGGGTTCAGGCACGTTGGGTGAGGTTTGTGCGACCGAAGGTCGCCGGTTCGTGGGAATCGAACTGAATCCGGATTACGCCGGCCTGGCAGTCGCCCGGATATCGGGGTTGGACGCGAAATTGCTCCGGTATGCCTGACTCGGAGACACTGCGGCCGTTACTCCAAGTCGGCTTCTACGACCGGCTTAAAGGCATCCGAGACCGGTTCCTGCACGAGGCGCTGGGGCGGGCCATCAAGCAGGTCAACATACCAGATCTCGACCGCGAGTTGTCGCGTTTCGCTTCGCGAAAACCGCTGAACGTCCTTGCGCAGGCGGGTGTGCGCGGGGAGGTTTTTTATCCAGTACCTTTACTTCTCCGAGCCGATCCGTTCCTGTTGGGCTATTACCGCCTGCTCTTCGGGTTCTCCCAAAAAGAGTTCTACCAAGGCCGACATTTTGGGCCGTACAGAGGCATGGAGGAACTCGGCAAAATATCTCCGGGAATCGTCGAAAGGATTCCGGAACTTTGCGGCCGTTGCGGGAAGATCGCGGACGAACTTGTGCTTGGGATCGACGACCATTCGATTTCCACAGTACGCGAACTCCAGATTCTAACGCTTGGACCGCAAATGCGTGGGGGCCGGAACACCAAACTCGGACGGGACGCGACTCAGGAGGTCTACGAACTCCTCGACCGTCTTCTCGGAAGGTACATCCGGGAAAAGACGAAACACTCATACCTTATTGTAAACGATTCCAGACGCAAGGTATCGATCGAATTCAAATCGGACCCCGACATTCGCATCACGGAACGTTTGCCAAGCAGCGAACGTTTGTTAGTTTCAATCGAGATCAAAGGAGGAGCGGATTTCTCAAACATACACAATCGTCTCGGAGAGGCGGAAAAGAGCCACCAGAAGGCGCGTTCGCTTGGATCGAACGAATGTTGGACAATCCATCGGGTGAAGATCTCGCCCAAGAAAGCTCGCGAGGCTAGCCCTACGACAACAGCATTCTTCAACTTGAACGCAATACAAATTCCGGATTCGGATCAGGGCGTCGAGTTTCGCGAGAAACTGGCGTCCGTCTTGAGCATACGTATTCCGAAGGGCGTGTAGGGAAACAATAGGGGCCTCTAACAAAAGTTACTGCAAAGCCGTTGGGATTGATTTGGAAAGTCGGGTTGGCTGGATTCTCGGGGTAGCGCGTCGCAACGTCTGGCCGGGCGCTGTATCTCGATCGGGGAAAAGACCGAAAGCGACTTTTATTCGATGCCCCAACGCAACCATATACAATCGCAAATACCATAACCCGTATGTAACGGTTTGGGCGGCGAGGGTCTGTCACTTCGCGTATAACGCATATATGTAATGGTCGCTGCGCAGCACGATGCTCGATTTTCCGTTGCCCGCGACGTCCGCGGTGAGTTCGACACCGGTGATGTTTTCGGTGAACGTGTGCTTTTCGTCGGGCGTTGTGGGGAAACCGTCCTTATACAACCACACGCTGTATTCGTTCTCCTCGGTACACATGGCGAGGTCGGTCTTTTTATCGCCGTTGAAATCCGCCAGCACGTAGTGGCGCAACGGAACGCCGCCGGTGAGGAACCACGTGACCGGAATTCGGAATGTGAGATCGGACGCGACGGACGGTTCGAAGCGGCCTTTGTCGGGCGAGTATGTGTGGGCGGTTAGCGTGATGGGCCAGTTGCGCCCCACGACTGCCCGCAACAGCGCGTCCACCGAAATGCCCGCGCGCGGCGCGTTCCACAGCAGGACGTCCGCGTAGCCGTCGCCGTTGAAATCGGGTGGTGTATCGCCAATCGGAATTAGCGCGCCGGGATAGCGCCGCTCGGGCCCCGGTTTCGCGATGCTGGACGGCATGCCATCCGCGTCGACCGCGACGTCACTCATGCGGATGAGCGTGTTCAGCGACTCCTCGACGGCGCAGTAAGCGCGCGTCGTCTTCGCCTGCTCCCTGCGCACGACGAACCACGGCCAGTTGGCGGGTTCATCACCGGCCGCACCGCGAAGCAACCGCGCAGTTCCCCTGGTTCTAACATCCACAGCCACGTACTCTTCCGCGTCATTCCGCTGTTCTGACGAAACGGGGTGGGAGTCAAGCCGGTAAACAATCGATGACGTAAAGTTGCCGATAGTGAGTTGGCCAGCACTTCGAAACGTCGCCGGCCTAAATACGTGTGTCTCCGGTTTCGACTCTGCATACGGTTCGCTGCGGACGAGAGTGCCGTCGAGCGATCGGTACTCGAGGGCGGCCGATGCGGGTAGGGCCACCATCACGTGCGATGGATCGTTTCCGGGAATCACCAGCACCGCTGGAGTAGGAATCGGGAAGGCCTGTGCGTACAGGGAGTCCGCGTCGAAGAGTCTCGCGGGTTCGACAGGATCGCCCTGCAACGCGAGGGGAAGTCGGACAATGGCCGCGCCAGTGACAGCAACGACCTCGAATTTTCCATCCGCATCGATATCGGCGATATCAAACGCGGTGACACCGCGGGGAAGTGTCGTCTCGCGCAAGCCGATGCTGCTGGCCGCGACCGAGAGCGTGTTGCCTTGGAGCATAAATAAGTCTGCAACGCCGTCAGCATCGGCGCTCGCAAAAAACGTCTGTACTTCCGCGCGCTCAGCCTGGGCGGATTGACTACCGACGGGGAAGGTGTGTACTTCGAAGACGGCGCCGAGCATCGCGGCGGTTACGTACGCTAAGGACATCATCGCACCGACTCCCGCGACAGATACACCGTCGTTTCCTCGGCGGCGGCTTGGCCTTCGCCCCGCGGAATCGAAACAAGCAAGTCGGAACGATCGTCGCCGTCGATATCTGTGGCCAAGAATTCGCTCTTCGACGTGACCTCCAACGTGGCGATGACCTGGTTCGTAATGCCTTTCGGTCCACCTTTGCGGATGACAATTCGATTGGGTCTATCATGGATCGCAGCGTCGCGAATACCGTCGCCGTCGAAGTCACCGTCGAGCGAAAACAATCCGCCAGCGAGAAAATTGACGAACATGGCGCTCTGGTAGACGGGTGGTCTATCGAGTTCGATGGAGAACGTGTGGTTAAAGGAGGGTCTTGCGGGGAATTGTCCGGCATCGTCCTGCAGCCAAACCTGCACTTCGAGGTCCACTTCACGGCCGGTCAGGCCGCGTACGAGCGTCTCGCGGATTCCGCCTTCCACAAGCTGTTTATTCTCCGATACGAGGTCGATGCGACCATCCTCGTTATAGTCCGTGAGCACCCGCCAATGCCTCGAGCCGACGCTCCGGAACGAGACGAACGACTTGCCGGCATCCGTTGAAACGCTCGTTTCGACAATGGACACCGATAACGGTGGGGCGGTCTCGCCGACGGGCCTTAACTTAATCAAGTCCATGGCGTTGTCCGTATTGAGGCGGACGCGCTGGTACCACGAATCGACGACTTCGGACCGCACAGAACTCGTTGCCGAGGGTGACAGTTCTAATCCGCGTTTAACGTGGTCGATCGCGTAGTAATCTTCACGGAATCGTTTTGCTGTTTTGGTCACGTCCTCGTCCTCGTAGGCGACGCGGACGCCGTTGGCGCTGATCTCGATGTCGCTCATTCGAACGAGCGCTGGAATTTCAACACGCCTCTCTGACGTTGGCCACAGCGTCTGCGGGGGTACGTAAGCACTCATGGGCGGCAGGATTTGCCAGTTCGCGGCTGCCTCGTAGAAAAGTTCCGTCTTCGCGAATATGTGAATGCCGTCCGAGGCGGGCCGGACGATTTCCGGTATGGAGTCACCGTCAACATCAACAAGAAAGTCCTCGAAGTGATAGAATCCGCCGCCTTCGGACGATTCGGTTGCGAAGCTGGTGTCGATGACCGGTTGGCCCCAGTTTATGGGTTGGCTGAGCGTTCGTTGCCATTCCGAATTCGACCAGCGCAGCACTTCCATGCGGTCGCGCATGAGTACGTAGATTTCGTTCTCCCAAAGGTCAGCCAGTGCCATTCCATTTGGCCGGGGTAAGGGTGTCTGTTGCGCTTTTGGGAATTCTCCATCGCGCTGAAACGCCGCGGTCGTCGGTGTGACGATGTCATTAGCGCCGTCGCCGTCGAGGTCCGCGTATCGCGTATAGGTGCGGACATTGGCGCTGAATCTTGGCGTATAGGCGTATTCGACTCCGTCAATCGGCTGCTCGACCAATACAATGCCCCCGAGGAGGAGCAATGGAGCGAGGGCGATCATCCGTGGAGGTTGCGGCGTTGGAGGGCGACGATGGCCGCGGTGGAGAAGATCGCCGCCGCGATGAGGGAGGTGCCGAGGCACCAATATAAGTTCGCGCCCCATTCGGCGGTGAGGCCGTCGCACTGGGCGCGGAAGCATTGCCACGGGGTATCGACGTAGCTTGCAAAGAGTACCGGCGCAATGCCAAGCGGATATTTCACCGCATCGAGCACTAGCCAGGTGCCAATAGCGGTAATGACGGCCGCCGCGTTGCTTTTCATGAAGGTCGAAATCATAACGGCATAGGACACGAACGCGAATTGTGGAGCGAGGTGAATGAGGAAGCCGAACAAGTACGTTTGCAGCATCGCGCCGCCGGTGTAGAGCATTTCACCGCCGTATTCGACGCCGGCGACGGTCCCAAATGCAAGACCGATGCCCCATGCCGCGACTGCGACAAGCAGGCTCAGTGTGAAGGCGTAGGTCAGGCCAATGAGCAGTTTCGCGACGATGAACTCGTGCCGAAGCAGGGGCCGCGTGAGCAGCATGCGGATGCTGCCGGTGCCGGTCTCGCCGGACACGAGGCTGGCGCAGAAGCTGAGGACGAGGAACAGTCCGAGCAGGTTCAATGCAGTCGGCGTGGCGAAGGCGATGAAGCGGTACGCGTTGTCGCCGGTACCGGTCAACGGATGCAGCAGGGGAGAAAGCACGACGAGCAGCACGACGAGGACTGGCCCGACGTAGGACAGCTTCGA encodes:
- a CDS encoding XcyI family restriction endonuclease, encoding MPDSETLRPLLQVGFYDRLKGIRDRFLHEALGRAIKQVNIPDLDRELSRFASRKPLNVLAQAGVRGEVFYPVPLLLRADPFLLGYYRLLFGFSQKEFYQGRHFGPYRGMEELGKISPGIVERIPELCGRCGKIADELVLGIDDHSISTVRELQILTLGPQMRGGRNTKLGRDATQEVYELLDRLLGRYIREKTKHSYLIVNDSRRKVSIEFKSDPDIRITERLPSSERLLVSIEIKGGADFSNIHNRLGEAEKSHQKARSLGSNECWTIHRVKISPKKAREASPTTTAFFNLNAIQIPDSDQGVEFREKLASVLSIRIPKGV
- a CDS encoding Gfo/Idh/MocA family oxidoreductase, yielding MLGISAAAVAGCATGGAPQAVPATRKVSANDKLNIACVGVGGQGYADLRSVMHENIVAMCDVDAESATRAYALEALAAVPKYNDYRVMLDKQKDIDAVVVSIPDHMHTFVATSAMQLGKHVYVQKPMAHSVAEAHKLAATARQYKVVTQMGNQGHSGTGVWRLCDMIASGIIGPVREVQCWTNRPTWPQGLDRPADTPPVPATLNWDVWLGAAPERPYHPAYLPHKWRGWWDFGCCAMGDMGCHILDPPYTSLKLGAPARISAETSGVNNETGPLWSIITFEFPARGDMPPVKLTWSDGGKMPPRPGGLAPDFRLGDNDGGSLLIGEKGAITVGTYGNGPKFLSAEQQAQWDAMARNDREVSEHHRNWIAACKGEATAISNFDYAAPFTEVVLLGNVSMRANGPVEWDTASKRITNLADANRFIDPPYRTGWTLG
- a CDS encoding ABC transporter permease, producing the protein MIGRIATAYQIELIKAFRSKLSYVGPVLVVLLVVLSPLLHPLTGTGDNAYRFIAFATPTALNLLGLFLVLSFCASLVSGETGTGSIRMLLTRPLLRHEFIVAKLLIGLTYAFTLSLLVAVAAWGIGLAFGTVAGVEYGGEMLYTGGAMLQTYLFGFLIHLAPQFAFVSYAVMISTFMKSNAAAVITAIGTWLVLDAVKYPLGIAPVLFASYVDTPWQCFRAQCDGLTAEWGANLYWCLGTSLIAAAIFSTAAIVALQRRNLHG
- a CDS encoding site-specific DNA-methyltransferase, which gives rise to MFKLKVGTSADAALMRSTNFDSKLIIGDSLHVLRRFRADYFQCCVTSPPYWGLRDYEIDGQVGAESDVTDYVKHLVDVFREVRRTLREDGTFWLNVGDSYTSGNRTWRDTDKKNPARAMNYRPPTPKGLKPKDLIGVPWRVALALQEDGWFLRADNIWYKPNCQPESVKDRPTRAHEYLFLFSKSEHYYYDSDSIREPANGSGQLKNKRTVWVCNTEPYHGAHFATFPRQLVTPCVKASTRRGDLVLDPFMGSGTLGEVCATEGRRFVGIELNPDYAGLAVARISGLDAKLLRYA